A genomic region of Gemmata massiliana contains the following coding sequences:
- a CDS encoding bifunctional serine/threonine-protein kinase/formylglycine-generating enzyme family protein: protein MEPQSLTPDPEVTKHRAADESADASRSHLLARLPPKELAQRYPFLSPPDRPGELGRLGPYRVMRLLGQGGMGIVFLAEEDELFRSVALKVMLPEMSSQHTARDRFKREGRAAAAIKSDHVVTIHQVGDANGVPYIAMEYLEGENLGDWLKTPGHRVTTEVVVRVAKGVLKGLAAAHRKKLIHRDIKPANLWLEAPSGRVKILDFGLTRGGDLDRNLTGENVILGTPAYMAPEQARGEGCDHRADLFSLGVVLYRMIAGQNPFQRGTTYETLIALHDHHPRPAASYGVVPAELAEMIDRLLSKSAAGRPRTARVALATVRAVERASRGEPGPARPVAGASVSLSAPEKSPVPLVTASTEEFDYVIEGKRETGARQVLELDLGSGQNMAFVRVMKGRFLMGAPDEEECSNINERPQHWVEIEHDFLLGIHAVTQAQYRAVTGESPSHFSGDRLPVENVSWEDAMAFCARLSDRTKWQVELPTEAEWEYACRAGTGTPFHFGSALNGEFANCDGTIPYGRTVNGVFKSMTAEVGSYPANAWGVHEMHGNVWEWCRDNYGPYPHGRGRGPMDPAFSSNPSEDLRVMRGGSWAGDAWICRAAARIRNPPRSRGYSSGFRVCIRPNA from the coding sequence ATGGAACCCCAGTCGCTCACTCCCGACCCGGAAGTCACAAAGCACCGCGCGGCTGACGAATCGGCAGACGCTTCCCGCTCCCACTTGCTTGCCCGGTTGCCCCCCAAAGAGCTCGCTCAGCGGTACCCGTTCCTGTCGCCCCCGGATCGGCCAGGGGAACTCGGGCGCCTCGGCCCGTACCGCGTCATGCGGCTCCTCGGTCAGGGGGGAATGGGGATCGTCTTTTTGGCCGAGGAGGATGAGCTCTTTCGGTCGGTTGCGCTGAAAGTGATGCTTCCGGAAATGAGCTCCCAGCACACCGCCCGGGACCGGTTCAAACGCGAGGGGCGGGCGGCGGCGGCGATCAAATCGGACCACGTCGTTACGATCCACCAGGTCGGGGACGCGAACGGGGTTCCGTACATCGCGATGGAGTACCTCGAGGGCGAGAACCTCGGCGACTGGCTCAAAACGCCAGGGCATCGGGTCACGACCGAGGTCGTCGTTCGAGTCGCGAAGGGCGTGCTCAAGGGGCTCGCCGCGGCCCACAGGAAAAAGTTGATTCACCGCGACATCAAGCCCGCGAACCTGTGGCTCGAGGCCCCTTCGGGACGGGTCAAGATTCTCGACTTCGGGCTGACGCGGGGGGGCGATCTGGATAGGAACTTGACAGGCGAAAACGTGATCCTTGGGACCCCGGCGTACATGGCCCCCGAACAGGCCCGGGGTGAGGGGTGCGACCACCGCGCGGATCTGTTCAGCCTTGGTGTAGTCCTGTACCGGATGATCGCCGGCCAGAACCCGTTCCAACGGGGAACGACGTACGAGACCCTCATCGCCTTACATGACCACCACCCGCGGCCCGCGGCCTCGTACGGGGTGGTGCCTGCTGAACTGGCCGAGATGATCGATCGGTTGTTGTCGAAGAGCGCGGCCGGGCGCCCACGAACCGCGCGGGTGGCGCTGGCGACGGTCCGGGCGGTCGAGCGCGCGAGCCGCGGGGAACCGGGGCCGGCACGGCCCGTGGCCGGTGCATCGGTTTCGCTCAGCGCACCGGAAAAGTCGCCGGTTCCGTTGGTCACCGCGTCGACCGAAGAATTTGACTACGTGATCGAGGGTAAGCGGGAGACGGGCGCTCGACAGGTGCTCGAACTGGACCTGGGTAGCGGGCAGAATATGGCGTTCGTTCGGGTCATGAAAGGGCGCTTCCTGATGGGCGCCCCTGACGAGGAAGAGTGCTCCAACATCAATGAGAGGCCGCAGCACTGGGTCGAGATCGAGCACGACTTCCTGCTCGGAATTCACGCCGTCACTCAGGCCCAGTACCGGGCGGTAACGGGCGAATCGCCCAGCCACTTTTCCGGGGACCGGTTGCCGGTCGAGAACGTGTCGTGGGAGGACGCGATGGCGTTTTGTGCGCGGTTATCAGATCGGACGAAGTGGCAAGTCGAATTGCCCACGGAGGCCGAGTGGGAATACGCGTGCCGTGCCGGGACCGGGACACCGTTCCATTTCGGCTCGGCGCTGAACGGGGAGTTCGCAAACTGTGACGGGACGATTCCTTACGGTCGCACGGTGAATGGGGTATTCAAATCCATGACGGCGGAGGTGGGCTCGTACCCGGCCAACGCGTGGGGCGTTCATGAGATGCACGGCAACGTGTGGGAGTGGTGCCGGGACAACTACGGGCCGTACCCGCACGGCAGGGGCCGCGGGCCGATGGATCCGGCATTCTCGAGCAACCCATCGGAGGATTTACGCGTTATGCGAGGGGGCTCGTGGGCCGGTGACGCGTGGATTTGCCGCGCGGCGGCTCGCATCCGCAACCCGCCACGGAGCCGGGGTTACAGTTCCGGGTTTCGTGTGTGTATACGCCCGAACGCGTAG
- a CDS encoding cyclic nucleotide-binding domain-containing protein: MKDDVVAARAQAFTVTIDIYEFSKQPGDKQWVWYKTLQTVTNTVLTELGIEIAKDVEGSVFWSPGGDGGTISVIKGGAAVAMQFAVRTAAELNNKPDGTAPNKFDVRIGIDKGSVHIGLDLNGSPNVWGTAINNSHRIAAACDPGQVLASESFIEELRSQTHGMDAYIDRVYLDKKRSQKRLAKHGQFFGVVNVHHAGEKVGRPVSGDNSIHVADFEEPFNQMVASYRAYLQEAINAKVGIWTLLLSRKLFDMGALSKLELFDYVSRVSLHGEEHDANNPRDPFFSRFGSSELKDMMYEGRFRKLSAGSELCKIGDSGDELYILARGRLEIYDSHGLVATREPGSVVGEMALVEAGYLRLCENNPKRTARMAAKKDEDVTLFAVPYSAIRLAANSSNEILPALVRSYSEKQKENAVKESRCFGSLRKEEKIFIHSEGTLTGLWPASTKAITCTTECLVICCHGKVTVEGAKETATIRGQMGNVMQSVWVPNRAGIAQRVVIRTDVPSEVLLWHGPNWRDWLQSTPSRNLRAVFAEVCDGTV; this comes from the coding sequence ATGAAAGACGACGTGGTTGCCGCTCGCGCTCAAGCGTTCACCGTTACAATTGATATCTACGAGTTCTCCAAGCAGCCGGGCGATAAACAATGGGTGTGGTATAAAACGCTCCAAACGGTTACCAACACCGTCCTCACAGAGTTAGGAATTGAGATCGCCAAAGATGTCGAAGGCTCGGTGTTTTGGAGCCCGGGCGGCGACGGCGGAACAATATCCGTCATCAAAGGTGGGGCCGCCGTCGCCATGCAGTTCGCGGTTCGCACGGCCGCCGAACTGAACAACAAACCCGATGGCACGGCGCCCAACAAATTCGATGTTCGGATCGGCATCGATAAGGGCAGCGTTCACATCGGGCTGGACCTGAACGGGAGCCCCAACGTATGGGGCACCGCCATCAACAACTCGCACCGGATCGCCGCGGCGTGCGACCCCGGGCAAGTGCTGGCTTCTGAATCGTTCATCGAGGAGCTGAGATCACAGACCCACGGGATGGACGCCTATATTGACAGAGTATACCTCGATAAAAAACGCTCTCAAAAGCGACTTGCAAAACACGGCCAGTTCTTTGGCGTGGTGAACGTGCATCACGCGGGGGAAAAGGTCGGGCGGCCCGTGAGCGGCGACAACTCGATCCACGTCGCCGATTTCGAGGAGCCGTTCAATCAAATGGTGGCGAGCTACCGCGCCTACCTCCAAGAAGCCATTAACGCCAAAGTCGGCATCTGGACCCTCCTGCTGTCGCGCAAATTGTTCGATATGGGGGCGCTTTCCAAGTTGGAACTGTTTGATTACGTTTCCAGAGTTTCGCTCCACGGCGAGGAACACGACGCGAACAACCCGCGGGATCCGTTCTTCTCCCGCTTCGGGTCCAGCGAGCTGAAAGACATGATGTACGAGGGCCGGTTCCGCAAATTGAGCGCGGGCAGCGAGCTCTGTAAAATCGGCGATTCGGGTGACGAGTTGTACATCCTGGCCCGCGGTCGCCTTGAGATCTACGACAGCCACGGGCTCGTAGCGACCCGCGAGCCGGGGAGCGTTGTCGGCGAGATGGCCCTCGTAGAGGCCGGGTACCTGCGCCTCTGTGAGAACAATCCGAAGCGCACGGCCCGGATGGCGGCCAAGAAGGACGAAGACGTGACGCTGTTCGCCGTTCCGTATTCGGCCATCCGGCTCGCCGCTAATTCCTCGAACGAGATTCTCCCGGCGCTGGTCCGGTCCTACAGCGAAAAGCAGAAAGAGAACGCGGTGAAAGAGTCGCGGTGTTTCGGCAGCCTGCGAAAAGAGGAGAAGATTTTCATCCACTCCGAAGGGACGCTTACGGGGCTCTGGCCCGCGTCGACAAAAGCCATCACATGCACAACAGAATGCCTAGTGATCTGTTGCCACGGTAAGGTGACAGTCGAAGGCGCCAAGGAGACAGCTACAATTCGCGGCCAGATGGGTAACGTAATGCAATCGGTTTGGGTTCCGAACCGGGCCGGGATCGCCCAGCGTGTTGTGATCCGTACCGATGTGCCGTCCGAGGTCCTGCTCTGGCACGGTCCGAACTGGCGCGACTGGCTCCAATCGACACCGTCTCGAAACCTGAGAGCGGTATTTGCGGAAGTGTGCGACGGCACCGTGTAA
- a CDS encoding amidohydrolase family protein — protein MSERTEPRTFTARWVFSVSGPPLPNGTVTVRGEHIEAVLPHGARTPDEDVGNAAIIPGLVNPHTHLDLSGARGQIPPTDADHFTDWLRGVIGYRRTRTPEQTQSDTRTGLAECLRHGTTLIGDIASEGASWDALAGAPTRATVFREFIGLGSERAAVAMTTAEAITKSLPQTPNCRVGFSPHAPYSVHHALLAKVTELARLHRLPVAVHLAESPGEIELLQRHSGPFRTFLQNLGIWHADALSKSPDAWITRRLRRAPDLYIHANYLTPTPRIPKNGSIVYCPRTHAAFGHAPHPFREFLARSVRVCLGTDSLASNPDLDVLSEARFVRAGHPDFPGDQLLRMVTLSGAEALGWADETGTLGAGKSADLVVVPLPNADTRDPHELVLAEHAGDRRTMFRGAWRTATRAREGAEP, from the coding sequence ATGTCGGAGCGTACCGAACCGCGAACGTTCACCGCGCGCTGGGTGTTTTCCGTTAGTGGGCCTCCGCTGCCGAACGGGACAGTCACCGTTCGCGGCGAACACATCGAAGCCGTGCTTCCCCACGGCGCACGCACACCGGACGAGGATGTCGGTAACGCCGCAATCATCCCCGGTCTGGTGAACCCGCACACGCACCTCGACCTGAGCGGCGCACGCGGACAGATTCCACCGACCGACGCGGACCACTTCACGGACTGGCTCCGCGGGGTGATCGGCTACCGCCGCACGCGGACCCCGGAACAAACGCAATCCGACACCCGCACCGGGCTCGCCGAATGCTTGCGCCACGGCACCACGCTCATCGGCGACATCGCCTCCGAGGGCGCGAGCTGGGACGCGCTCGCAGGGGCACCGACGCGGGCCACAGTGTTTCGCGAGTTCATCGGGCTGGGCTCGGAACGCGCGGCCGTGGCGATGACCACGGCCGAAGCCATTACCAAGTCGCTCCCTCAAACTCCGAACTGCCGCGTGGGATTCAGCCCTCACGCGCCGTACAGCGTCCACCACGCGTTGTTGGCGAAGGTGACCGAACTGGCGCGCCTCCATCGCCTTCCCGTTGCGGTGCATCTCGCAGAATCGCCGGGTGAAATCGAATTACTTCAACGCCACTCCGGTCCCTTTCGCACATTCCTCCAGAACCTCGGCATTTGGCACGCCGACGCACTGAGCAAATCACCGGACGCCTGGATCACGCGCCGATTGCGTCGCGCGCCGGATCTCTACATCCACGCGAATTACCTAACTCCGACACCCCGTATCCCGAAGAACGGGTCCATCGTCTACTGCCCTCGCACCCATGCAGCGTTCGGACACGCACCGCACCCGTTCCGGGAATTTCTCGCGCGGAGCGTTCGCGTGTGCCTGGGCACGGACAGCCTCGCATCCAACCCCGATCTCGACGTCCTGAGTGAAGCGCGGTTCGTGCGCGCGGGGCACCCCGATTTCCCGGGCGATCAATTGTTGCGAATGGTCACGCTCTCGGGCGCGGAAGCACTCGGCTGGGCGGACGAAACCGGCACCCTCGGGGCCGGCAAGAGTGCGGACCTCGTGGTCGTGCCGCTCCCGAACGCGGATACCCGTGACCCGCACGAACTCGTGCTCGCGGAACACGCGGGTGACCGGCGCACGATGTTCCGCGGCGCGTGGCGAACTGCGACACGTGCCCGTGAAGGGGCCGAACCTTAG
- a CDS encoding tyrosine-type recombinase/integrase gives MGHGRGAGSGHRVPGSRYGRGVAEGPHAGTRDGTCRPCARSPCRGGAPPLEPDYSRNGARATAERVQAPGRVTDARGRNRPHRDAVGVPATKAQNEVPGTATNGHHRPCRSSDPRADPHQTETRRRGVQSAACVRKACDAAHIPRWHPNQLRHTFGTEIRARFGLEAAQVLLGHTKANVTQVYAERDLSLAVRVAEQMG, from the coding sequence ATGGGCCACGGCCGAGGAGCTGGTTCCGGTCACCGTGTACCAGGCTCTCGCTACGGTCGCGGGGTTGCAGAAGGGCCGCACGCAGGCACGCGAGACGGAACCTGTCGGCCCTGTGCTCGATCTCCATGTCGCGGCGGTGCTCCACCGCTTGAACCCGACTATTCGCGCAATGGTGCTCGTGCAACGGCTGAGCGGGTGCAGGCCCCAGGACGTGTTACGGATGCGCGCGGGAGAAATCGACCGCACCGCGATGCCGTGGGTGTACCGGCCACCAAAGCACAAAACGAGGTACCGGGGACAGCAACGAACGGTCATCATCGGCCCTGCCGCAGCAGCGATCCTAGAGCCGATCCTCACCAAACTGAAACCCGAAGACGTGGTGTTCAGTCCGCAGCGTGTGTGCGAAAAGCGTGTGACGCGGCACACATCCCGCGCTGGCACCCGAACCAACTCCGGCACACGTTCGGAACGGAGATCCGCGCCCGATTCGGTCTGGAAGCTGCCCAAGTGCTTCTCGGTCACACCAAGGCGAACGTCACTCAAGTGTACGCCGAACGAGATCTGTCGCTGGCCGTGAGAGTAGCCGAACAAATGGGATAA
- a CDS encoding DUF1580 domain-containing protein, with translation MLPLVLSETVLTFAEAAATVPAVGGKSTPAKTVYTWADVGLRVGRARVKLECAKIGGKRVTSREALGRFFSAISAKDQPQIERTPAARRKEVDRKRAALESRWANVR, from the coding sequence ATGCTTCCCCTGGTCCTTAGCGAAACCGTTTTGACATTCGCCGAGGCTGCAGCGACCGTTCCGGCTGTTGGCGGGAAATCGACACCAGCGAAGACCGTGTACACCTGGGCCGACGTCGGGCTACGTGTCGGCCGGGCGCGGGTTAAGCTCGAATGCGCCAAGATCGGTGGGAAGCGTGTGACGAGCCGTGAGGCCCTAGGCCGCTTCTTCTCCGCGATCTCAGCTAAGGACCAACCTCAAATTGAGCGAACACCCGCAGCCCGACGCAAAGAAGTGGACCGAAAACGCGCGGCCCTTGAGAGCCGGTGGGCCAACGTTCGGTGA
- a CDS encoding ribonuclease HI family protein, with product MDLGIFFDGLCEPINPGGTACYGYAVYGIGPVGKAVTGCGVFKAGAGMTNNVAEWIALGKALALVRAEKLRPDTVTIYGDSQLVINQLIGDFECNNERLREYRDRCLEHLTELGCVWKAHWIPRDQNVEADHLARAAYVGRIGRLLPERVKG from the coding sequence ATGGACCTCGGCATCTTCTTCGACGGCTTGTGTGAGCCGATCAACCCGGGCGGCACCGCGTGCTACGGGTACGCGGTTTACGGCATCGGACCGGTCGGCAAGGCCGTGACCGGGTGCGGGGTGTTCAAGGCCGGCGCGGGGATGACTAACAACGTCGCCGAGTGGATCGCGCTCGGTAAGGCCCTCGCGCTGGTCCGGGCCGAGAAGCTCCGGCCCGACACCGTCACCATCTACGGCGATTCACAGCTCGTCATCAATCAGCTCATCGGCGATTTCGAGTGTAACAACGAGCGCCTGCGCGAGTACCGGGACCGGTGCCTCGAACACCTGACCGAGCTCGGGTGCGTGTGGAAGGCGCACTGGATTCCGCGAGACCAGAACGTCGAGGCCGATCACCTGGCCCGGGCCGCTTACGTCGGCCGGATCGGGCGCCTGCTCCCGGAGCGCGTCAAGGGCTAG
- a CDS encoding DNA primase family protein — MTTAIANPWAARAEDLARWALTRLVNRTDRCGGCYGDPQTGDVRRTTRPAGGAKPGYVDLRLLARHFRASATEDVIGLHALGADGFGKWVGVDIDAHPGTTADPEANERFALAIYDRLAVLGFTPLLSESNGKGGFHVRALFEGAVEGPVLFAFGRWLVRDAAEYGFAKPPEVFPKQAVIDGDTKYGNWLRLIGRHHGRDYWGRVWSGSEWLDGEAAVEYVLGIGGDPVELIPDEARTFDPNPRSVPSAPHPHVPLAPGGSTDPETDVFAAYNRAQTMESVGELLKRHRWVPVGHRGERWDFRRPDKNGDKSGNLMLVSCTPIFYGFTDAAGIPDHKGLNPSNLRAALEYPGQFARLAEQLRREGYGPVRSQRPVPTAPREHTRSVPASEDRPVDPVTEEAVNEEFLDPHRLGRLLVPRADGLPTLVYHRGEWWEWRHGRYVTVADDDFDKRAWATLREECEADHRSAVLAWDQDGRKSARPTIVKLDGRKVTNAVQAAASMCHLDGDTTWPVMLKADALRPGYIPKLRPDPNAREYIACANGLIDVPELLATGRAGLAPPTPLYFTPAALPVKFEPGAACPKFDAFLNRITDGDRERQFLLQEMAGYLLRFDTGFQSFFIMTGEGGNGKSTFLAVLRALIGDYNYASVPLEEFGERFALASTLGKLVNAVAEVGEMDKVAEAKLKSFVSGDLMNFDRKNKSALNTRPTARLLLSTNILPRFADRTEGVWRRYQIVPFNVLITDAEKVLKMDTPEWWSASGELPGILNWALAGLHRLHAQGRFTSSVVCNTAKAEHRELCNPHKQFLDEHVKADEGSYLRVGELFAAYQSWCRLRSYKPLNDGNFGAELRKVHRAVKKTRLRIGQDRPFAYAGVAWSEGRPDGLLVEFDRRRRDSTGWSPEGDIPM, encoded by the coding sequence GTGACGACCGCAATTGCCAACCCGTGGGCCGCCCGCGCCGAGGATCTCGCGCGCTGGGCGCTGACCCGCCTGGTGAACCGGACCGATCGGTGCGGCGGGTGCTACGGAGATCCTCAAACGGGCGACGTGCGGCGCACGACGCGCCCGGCCGGGGGCGCGAAGCCCGGGTACGTGGACCTGCGGTTGCTCGCGCGCCACTTCCGGGCCAGCGCGACCGAGGACGTGATCGGGCTTCACGCGCTCGGGGCCGACGGGTTCGGCAAGTGGGTCGGGGTGGACATCGACGCGCACCCGGGCACCACGGCCGACCCCGAAGCGAACGAGCGGTTCGCGCTGGCGATCTACGACCGGCTCGCGGTGCTCGGGTTCACGCCCTTGTTGAGCGAGTCCAACGGTAAGGGCGGGTTCCACGTCCGCGCGCTGTTCGAGGGCGCGGTCGAGGGACCGGTCCTGTTCGCGTTCGGGCGCTGGCTCGTGCGCGACGCGGCCGAGTACGGGTTCGCCAAGCCGCCCGAGGTGTTCCCCAAGCAGGCCGTGATCGACGGGGACACGAAGTACGGGAACTGGCTCCGGCTCATCGGCCGGCACCACGGGCGGGATTACTGGGGCCGCGTGTGGAGCGGGAGCGAGTGGCTCGACGGCGAGGCCGCGGTCGAGTACGTGCTCGGGATCGGGGGCGACCCGGTCGAGCTGATCCCGGACGAGGCCCGCACGTTCGACCCGAACCCGCGATCCGTGCCGTCGGCACCGCACCCGCACGTGCCCCTCGCACCGGGCGGCTCGACCGATCCCGAGACCGACGTGTTCGCCGCGTACAACCGCGCGCAGACGATGGAATCAGTCGGGGAGTTGCTCAAACGGCACCGGTGGGTTCCGGTCGGGCATCGTGGCGAGCGCTGGGACTTCCGCCGACCCGATAAGAACGGGGACAAGAGCGGGAATCTGATGCTCGTGTCGTGCACGCCCATCTTCTACGGGTTCACCGACGCGGCCGGGATTCCGGACCACAAGGGCCTCAACCCGAGCAACCTGCGCGCGGCGCTCGAGTACCCGGGCCAGTTCGCCCGGCTCGCCGAGCAGCTCCGGCGCGAGGGGTACGGCCCGGTCCGATCACAGCGCCCCGTGCCGACGGCACCGCGGGAACACACCCGCTCGGTTCCGGCGTCCGAGGACCGGCCCGTTGATCCGGTGACCGAAGAGGCGGTAAACGAGGAGTTCCTGGACCCGCACCGGCTCGGCCGGCTGCTCGTGCCCCGGGCCGACGGGCTGCCCACACTCGTGTACCACCGGGGCGAATGGTGGGAGTGGCGCCACGGGCGGTACGTGACCGTGGCCGACGACGACTTCGACAAGCGCGCGTGGGCCACGTTACGCGAGGAGTGCGAGGCGGATCACCGGTCCGCGGTCCTCGCGTGGGACCAGGACGGGCGCAAATCGGCGCGCCCGACGATCGTGAAACTCGACGGGCGCAAGGTCACCAACGCGGTCCAGGCCGCGGCCTCGATGTGCCACCTGGACGGGGACACGACCTGGCCCGTCATGCTCAAGGCCGATGCGCTGCGCCCCGGGTACATCCCCAAGCTCCGGCCCGACCCCAACGCGCGCGAGTACATCGCGTGCGCCAACGGGCTCATCGACGTGCCCGAGCTCCTCGCGACCGGCCGGGCCGGGCTCGCGCCCCCGACCCCGCTGTACTTCACCCCCGCGGCCCTGCCCGTGAAGTTCGAGCCCGGGGCCGCGTGCCCCAAGTTCGATGCGTTCCTCAACCGGATTACCGACGGGGACCGTGAGCGCCAGTTCCTCTTGCAAGAAATGGCCGGGTACCTGTTGCGGTTCGACACCGGGTTCCAGTCGTTCTTCATCATGACCGGCGAAGGGGGCAACGGGAAAAGCACGTTCCTGGCCGTGCTCCGGGCGCTGATCGGGGATTACAACTACGCCTCGGTTCCGCTGGAAGAGTTCGGGGAGCGGTTCGCGCTGGCGAGCACGCTCGGGAAGCTCGTGAACGCGGTGGCCGAGGTCGGGGAGATGGACAAGGTGGCCGAGGCCAAGCTCAAGAGCTTCGTGTCCGGCGACCTGATGAACTTCGACCGCAAGAACAAGTCGGCCCTCAACACGCGCCCGACCGCTCGGTTGCTCCTCTCGACGAACATCCTACCCCGGTTCGCGGACCGCACCGAGGGCGTGTGGCGCCGGTACCAGATCGTCCCGTTCAACGTGCTCATCACGGACGCGGAGAAGGTGCTCAAGATGGACACCCCCGAATGGTGGAGCGCGTCGGGCGAGCTCCCCGGCATCCTCAACTGGGCGCTGGCAGGCCTGCACCGGCTCCACGCCCAGGGCCGGTTCACGTCGTCCGTGGTGTGCAACACGGCGAAGGCCGAGCACCGGGAGCTGTGCAACCCGCACAAGCAGTTCCTCGACGAGCACGTGAAGGCGGACGAGGGCTCGTACCTGCGCGTGGGCGAGTTGTTCGCCGCGTACCAGTCCTGGTGCCGGCTCAGGTCTTACAAGCCGCTCAACGACGGGAACTTCGGGGCCGAGCTGCGGAAGGTTCACCGGGCCGTGAAGAAAACCCGGCTCCGCATCGGTCAGGACCGACCGTTCGCTTACGCCGGGGTCGCGTGGTCTGAGGGCCGGCCCGACGGACTGCTCGTCGAGTTCGATCGGCGGCGCCGGGATTCGACCGGTTGGAGCCCGGAAGGTGACATCCCGATGTAG
- a CDS encoding TIGR02996 domain-containing protein: MPEFNDQKCPRGRSTLITNGRRVSCSFVGGRTKSLCSFGLDTPAFVGSFPPRSVPPDRAAFQATILDQPADDTARLAYSEHLRESDDEFDQVLAGGRSTSCRSVGAGSGSARACRCVQSDREYLIP, translated from the coding sequence ATGCCCGAGTTCAACGACCAGAAGTGCCCGCGCGGCAGATCGACGCTGATCACGAACGGTCGGCGGGTGTCGTGTTCATTCGTTGGCGGGCGGACCAAGAGTCTGTGCTCCTTCGGCCTCGACACACCGGCCTTCGTCGGGTCGTTCCCGCCGCGCTCTGTCCCTCCCGATCGGGCCGCCTTCCAAGCGACCATCCTCGACCAGCCGGCCGACGACACGGCCCGCCTGGCGTATTCAGAGCATCTCCGGGAGAGCGACGACGAATTCGACCAGGTTCTCGCCGGCGGGAGAAGCACGTCTTGTCGGTCGGTTGGAGCGGGGTCTGGTTCGGCTCGGGCTTGTAGATGTGTTCAGAGCGATCGGGAGTATCTGATTCCGTAA